The Caloramator mitchellensis genome contains a region encoding:
- a CDS encoding glycoside hydrolase family 65 protein produces MVKLWEINLNNYDWKNNRKYETIFTLANGYRGFRGIQDFSKRYECGNFIAGIFDKNDAQVTEIVNCQNPLLLNIYFDNELVDIDTSEVINFERKLNMKEGVLYSTYSLKLPSGRMVKIDKERFVSRNNVHRYGEKIKIKPLNFSGKMFVENLIDGSVTNSTYDPYNRSKHIRVEKALDLKPGILLSTKTIDKGIEIVEATTIYAECEGENIFKSRKFSNFGEVSREVYEAFVKEGKEFVLFKYGTTFTSRDSNLDLINLTKVELDEFLKQGYEDEKQKHINVWEELWNKIDIQINGDEAAQIGIRFNLFQLASSAYEGDTRVSIAAKALHGEGYKGHVFWDTETFMLPFFIYTNPKVARALLMYRYNTLDGARKNAKMNGYKGAQFPWESADDGLEVTPKWGFGYNGEPIRIWTGEEEFHINADISFAVWEYYRATGDEDFWLNYGIEIILDTAKFWNSRLEYNKEYDRYEINKVIGPDEFHEHVNNNVFTNYLAKWNMKKAVEVAKQLNQINLNKYRALCNNLCLSEIDFNEWENRLNKIYIPMAKDGKLIEQFEGYFELADIPITKYDSNGMPKWPDLKGLKLHDTQLIKQADIVMLMLMLEDEFSDEVKKINYEYYEKRTMHKSSLSPSMYSIMGLKVGDRQNSYKYFMKTIYTDIEDNQGNAAHGLHAASTGGSWQSAVFGFGGFSIDNEEIPNFNPWIPENWNEFSYKLNWKGTELRITIDKEKVGVRADNDILVKIYGNKFNLVKDEEIFVSR; encoded by the coding sequence ATGGTAAAATTGTGGGAGATAAATTTGAATAATTATGATTGGAAAAACAATAGAAAATATGAAACTATATTCACGCTTGCTAATGGATACAGGGGTTTCAGGGGAATACAGGACTTTTCGAAAAGGTATGAATGTGGAAATTTTATAGCTGGAATATTCGACAAGAACGATGCACAGGTTACTGAGATAGTTAACTGCCAAAATCCTCTGTTATTAAACATATATTTTGACAATGAATTGGTTGATATAGATACTTCAGAAGTAATAAATTTTGAAAGAAAGCTCAACATGAAGGAAGGAGTGTTATATTCTACATATTCACTTAAATTGCCATCGGGTAGGATGGTTAAAATAGATAAAGAGAGATTTGTGAGCAGAAATAATGTCCATAGATACGGTGAAAAAATAAAGATAAAACCTTTAAACTTTTCAGGGAAGATGTTTGTAGAAAACTTAATAGATGGTTCAGTAACAAATAGCACATATGACCCTTATAATCGTTCTAAACATATAAGAGTTGAAAAAGCATTAGATTTAAAGCCGGGTATACTTTTGAGCACAAAGACAATTGATAAAGGGATTGAAATAGTAGAAGCAACTACGATTTATGCAGAATGTGAAGGGGAAAATATATTTAAATCCAGAAAATTCAGCAACTTTGGTGAAGTATCGAGGGAAGTTTACGAGGCGTTTGTAAAAGAAGGAAAAGAATTTGTTCTGTTCAAATATGGGACAACCTTTACATCCAGGGATTCAAATCTTGATTTGATTAATTTAACCAAAGTTGAACTCGATGAATTCTTGAAACAGGGATATGAAGATGAAAAACAAAAGCATATTAATGTATGGGAAGAATTATGGAATAAGATTGATATACAGATTAATGGAGATGAAGCAGCTCAGATAGGAATTAGATTTAATCTGTTTCAATTAGCTTCTTCTGCTTATGAAGGGGACACAAGAGTTAGTATAGCGGCTAAAGCTCTTCATGGTGAAGGATATAAAGGACATGTTTTTTGGGATACTGAAACTTTTATGCTGCCGTTCTTTATTTATACAAATCCCAAAGTAGCAAGAGCATTACTTATGTATAGATATAATACTCTTGACGGTGCCAGAAAAAATGCAAAGATGAATGGCTATAAAGGAGCTCAATTTCCTTGGGAGTCTGCTGACGACGGTTTAGAAGTTACACCTAAGTGGGGCTTTGGATATAATGGTGAACCTATCAGAATTTGGACTGGTGAAGAAGAATTCCATATAAACGCAGATATTTCATTTGCAGTATGGGAATATTATAGAGCAACAGGCGACGAAGATTTTTGGCTAAATTACGGCATAGAGATAATACTTGATACAGCAAAGTTCTGGAACAGCAGATTGGAATACAATAAGGAATACGATAGATACGAAATAAATAAAGTGATAGGGCCTGATGAGTTCCATGAACATGTGAATAACAATGTATTTACTAATTATTTGGCTAAATGGAATATGAAGAAGGCTGTTGAGGTTGCAAAGCAACTTAATCAAATCAACTTAAACAAATATAGGGCATTGTGCAACAATTTATGTTTGTCTGAAATTGATTTTAATGAATGGGAAAATAGGTTAAATAAAATTTATATACCTATGGCGAAGGATGGCAAGTTAATAGAACAATTTGAGGGCTATTTCGAATTAGCAGATATTCCCATAACAAAATATGACTCTAATGGAATGCCAAAATGGCCGGACCTGAAGGGATTAAAACTTCATGATACTCAGCTTATAAAACAGGCAGATATTGTAATGCTGATGCTAATGCTTGAGGATGAATTCAGCGATGAAGTTAAGAAAATAAACTATGAATACTATGAAAAAAGAACTATGCACAAATCCTCATTAAGTCCGTCTATGTATTCAATTATGGGTCTTAAAGTTGGGGATAGGCAAAATTCATACAAGTATTTTATGAAAACAATTTACACCGACATTGAAGATAATCAAGGGAATGCCGCGCATGGCTTACATGCAGCATCAACTGGAGGGTCGTGGCAAAGTGCAGTATTTGGATTTGGAGGATTCAGTATCGATAACGAAGAAATCCCAAACTTTAACCCATGGATTCCTGAAAATTGGAATGAATTTTCCTATAAATTAAATTGGAAGGGCACTGAATTAAGGATAACGATTGATAAGGAGAAGGTTGGGGTAAGAGCAGATAATGATATTTTAGTTAAGATTTATGGAAATAAATTCAATTTAGTAAAAGATGAAGAGATTTTTGTAAGTAGATGA
- a CDS encoding carbohydrate ABC transporter permease: protein MNRKLSVSKLIFYIVLIGYAIICLGPFLWSFITSFKPTSEINNFNINFKTLSAKNYVFLWKEFPFARWVFNSIYVALIVTFGNLLFNSMAGYALARINFPGKKVLFFAILGMMMVPGQVVMVPTFILLSKLGWVNTYKGLTIPFLTSLFGIFLMRQFFTSIPKAIEESAMIDGLSRFGIFFRIVLPLARPALSTQFILMFTGNWNSFLWPSLLAQSEEMFTLPVGLNSFYGQYYQFWDQVLAGVMILSIPTILIFLIFQRNFIKGIATTGLKE, encoded by the coding sequence ATGAATAGAAAATTGTCTGTTTCAAAGCTGATTTTTTATATTGTTTTGATTGGTTATGCAATTATATGCTTAGGTCCTTTTTTATGGAGTTTTATTACTTCTTTTAAACCAACAAGCGAGATTAATAATTTTAATATTAACTTTAAAACTTTATCAGCTAAAAATTATGTATTCTTGTGGAAGGAATTCCCTTTTGCAAGATGGGTTTTTAATAGCATTTATGTTGCACTTATTGTAACCTTTGGTAATTTATTGTTTAACTCTATGGCAGGATATGCTCTTGCAAGAATTAATTTCCCAGGAAAAAAAGTATTATTTTTCGCCATACTTGGTATGATGATGGTTCCAGGGCAAGTTGTAATGGTTCCTACTTTTATTTTATTATCAAAGCTAGGGTGGGTTAACACCTACAAAGGGCTTACAATTCCTTTTTTAACAAGTCTATTTGGAATCTTCTTGATGAGACAGTTTTTTACTTCAATTCCAAAGGCCATAGAGGAATCTGCTATGATAGATGGTCTAAGCCGATTTGGAATATTCTTTAGAATAGTTTTACCACTTGCAAGACCAGCTCTTTCAACACAATTTATTTTAATGTTTACAGGCAACTGGAATAGTTTCTTATGGCCAAGTTTACTTGCACAATCTGAGGAAATGTTTACTCTACCTGTTGGACTTAATTCATTTTATGGTCAATATTATCAATTTTGGGATCAAGTATTAGCAGGAGTGATGATACTTTCAATTCCAACAATTCTAATATTCTTGATTTTCCAAAGAAATTTTATAAAGGGAATTGCTACAACTGGTTTAAAAGAATAG
- a CDS encoding energy-coupling factor transporter transmembrane component T family protein, with product MKLDENGDYMNNTINQIRFLDETAYKDTSIHKLNPITKVLVTFLYIVVVISYGKYDIERILPLFLYPILIFILSDLRAKPILRISLLALPFTLGIGIFNPILDKRVAANLFGILITYGWISFIMIIIKTLLTIIATFILIATTGIDKITKALIMLKVPKIFAVQILLTYRYIFVLTEEVLNTINAYTLRAPDKKGINIAFAGSLLGQIILRSFKRAQNIYNAMLLRGFNGEFCFQNNIEFRINDYKFIIFWSIFIIASRLFNIPKFLGLVLTGVIK from the coding sequence ATGAAGTTAGATGAAAACGGTGATTATATGAATAATACTATAAATCAAATTAGATTCCTGGATGAAACAGCATATAAAGATACTTCCATTCATAAGTTGAATCCAATAACAAAAGTTTTAGTTACTTTTCTATACATCGTAGTTGTTATTTCATATGGTAAGTATGATATTGAAAGGATTTTACCTCTTTTTCTTTACCCTATTTTAATATTTATTCTGTCAGATTTAAGGGCAAAGCCAATTTTGAGGATAAGCCTGTTGGCTTTGCCTTTTACATTAGGGATAGGTATATTTAATCCTATACTGGATAAACGAGTAGCAGCTAACTTATTCGGAATTTTAATTACCTATGGCTGGATTTCATTTATTATGATTATAATAAAAACGCTTCTGACTATCATTGCAACATTCATTTTAATTGCTACTACAGGAATAGATAAGATAACAAAAGCACTGATTATGCTAAAAGTGCCTAAAATATTCGCAGTTCAAATTTTATTAACATACAGGTATATATTTGTTTTAACTGAAGAGGTTTTAAATACAATCAACGCATATACTCTAAGGGCTCCAGATAAAAAAGGTATTAATATTGCTTTTGCAGGTAGCCTATTGGGGCAGATAATTCTACGTTCTTTTAAAAGGGCACAAAATATTTATAATGCAATGCTATTAAGAGGCTTTAATGGTGAATTCTGTTTTCAGAATAATATCGAATTTAGAATTAATGATTATAAATTTATAATATTTTGGAGTATATTTATTATTGCTTCAAGATTGTTTAATATACCAAAATTTTTAGGTTTAGTTCTTACAGGAGTGATAAAATGA
- a CDS encoding ABC transporter substrate-binding protein, translating into MKKLISLLMTFVLVVGLFAGFSLNSEPANAASKTVIKLGCWGSSPAETELLDNQIKEFEKLYPNIKIEKQVITGDYNQQMQVKFASRTEPDVFYLDVSLAPAYMAKNVIEPLDKYIDKNDVKDFETSLLNGFTRNGKIYGLPKDYNTLAIFYNKDMFKEAGITKAPTTWKELEEAAKKLTKDGVKGMALSIDAARFIPFMFQAGAQINNGDKPVFNTPQAAKGLDFYVSLLKKGYAATPKELGVGWNGDALAQKKAAMVIEGGWMIPFMKDAAPDVNYGIAKLPKGDKEGDLVFTVAYVMSARSKHKAEAAEVIKFLTGRQALLMTAESGLAIPSRKSMGGVYTQKYPERKPLVDMVRYSKVYQFGLKGAKILDSLTKACEKLYYKKVKDARTALEQAVKEIK; encoded by the coding sequence ATGAAAAAACTTATTTCACTACTAATGACTTTTGTCTTAGTTGTTGGATTGTTTGCAGGCTTTAGTTTAAATTCAGAACCTGCAAATGCAGCATCAAAAACTGTAATTAAGTTGGGATGTTGGGGCTCTTCACCAGCTGAAACAGAACTCCTGGACAACCAAATTAAGGAGTTTGAAAAACTTTATCCAAACATTAAAATCGAAAAACAGGTTATCACAGGTGACTACAATCAACAAATGCAGGTTAAATTTGCTTCAAGGACTGAACCTGATGTGTTTTATCTTGACGTTTCACTTGCACCAGCATATATGGCTAAAAATGTAATTGAGCCATTAGATAAGTATATCGATAAGAATGATGTTAAGGATTTTGAAACATCATTGCTTAACGGATTTACAAGAAATGGTAAGATATATGGTTTGCCAAAGGACTACAATACATTAGCAATTTTCTATAATAAGGATATGTTTAAGGAAGCCGGTATAACTAAAGCTCCAACAACTTGGAAGGAATTAGAAGAAGCAGCAAAGAAGCTGACAAAGGATGGAGTAAAGGGTATGGCTCTATCAATTGATGCTGCAAGATTTATTCCGTTTATGTTCCAGGCAGGAGCTCAAATAAATAATGGAGATAAGCCTGTATTCAATACACCACAAGCTGCAAAGGGTTTGGATTTTTATGTATCACTATTGAAAAAGGGTTATGCAGCAACTCCAAAGGAACTTGGAGTAGGCTGGAATGGTGATGCCCTTGCTCAAAAGAAAGCAGCGATGGTTATAGAAGGTGGATGGATGATTCCGTTTATGAAGGATGCTGCACCTGATGTAAACTATGGAATAGCAAAATTGCCAAAGGGAGACAAAGAAGGAGATTTAGTATTTACAGTTGCATACGTTATGAGTGCTCGTTCAAAGCATAAGGCAGAAGCAGCTGAGGTTATAAAATTCTTAACAGGAAGGCAGGCGCTTTTAATGACAGCAGAAAGCGGACTTGCAATTCCATCGAGAAAATCTATGGGTGGAGTTTACACTCAAAAATATCCAGAAAGAAAACCATTAGTTGACATGGTAAGATATTCAAAAGTTTATCAATTTGGATTAAAGGGTGCAAAGATACTTGATTCATTAACAAAAGCATGTGAAAAATTGTATTACAAGAAAGTAAAAGATGCAAGAACAGCATTAGAACAAGCAGTAAAAGAAATTAAATAA
- a CDS encoding energy-coupling factor ABC transporter permease, which produces MHMSDALISVTVGGTMLAATFGITAKSIKKIKDVSDESKVPLMGVMGAFVFAAQMINFTIPGTGSSGHLGGGLLLSILLGPYAGFVTMASILLIQAMFFGDGGLLAYGCNVFNLGFYTCFIAYPYVYKKLINKNYSKKNIIITSLVAAIVGLQLGAFSVVVETLLSGKTELPFSTFLMLMQPIHLAIGVVEGLVTAAVVIFIHEVEPGLIQIDVEKIEKKNNFKKVLVGLFLIAALIGGILSWYASEYPDGLEWSISKVTGQEELESKGKIHELIGNLQEKTAILPDYSFKTQSENIENEKLGTSFSGIVGSIFTVAFIVAIGYLTKIFRNKQKFKHEVR; this is translated from the coding sequence ATGCATATGTCAGATGCTCTTATTTCAGTTACGGTCGGAGGAACGATGCTTGCGGCAACCTTTGGTATAACAGCAAAATCAATTAAAAAGATTAAGGATGTATCAGATGAGTCTAAAGTGCCATTGATGGGAGTAATGGGGGCATTTGTCTTTGCAGCCCAAATGATTAATTTTACTATTCCAGGAACAGGCTCTTCAGGCCATCTAGGTGGAGGTTTGTTATTATCCATTCTTTTAGGGCCATATGCAGGTTTTGTTACCATGGCTTCAATATTGCTAATACAAGCAATGTTCTTCGGCGATGGAGGACTTTTGGCATACGGATGCAATGTGTTTAATTTAGGATTTTATACATGCTTTATTGCATATCCTTATGTATATAAAAAATTGATAAATAAAAATTATTCAAAGAAAAATATAATTATAACTTCTCTTGTAGCTGCAATAGTTGGATTACAGCTAGGTGCGTTTAGTGTTGTTGTTGAAACTCTTTTATCAGGAAAAACTGAACTTCCTTTTTCAACATTTTTAATGCTAATGCAGCCAATACATTTAGCGATTGGTGTTGTTGAAGGGCTGGTTACAGCTGCTGTTGTTATATTCATTCATGAGGTAGAACCAGGCTTAATACAGATTGATGTTGAAAAAATTGAGAAGAAGAATAATTTTAAAAAGGTTTTGGTAGGGCTTTTTTTAATTGCAGCATTGATAGGCGGAATATTATCCTGGTATGCTTCAGAATATCCAGATGGTCTTGAGTGGTCAATTTCAAAGGTTACAGGACAGGAAGAGTTGGAATCCAAGGGAAAAATACATGAACTTATAGGAAATCTGCAGGAGAAAACAGCTATTCTTCCTGATTACAGCTTTAAAACACAAAGTGAAAATATAGAAAATGAAAAATTAGGGACTAGCTTTTCGGGAATAGTTGGCAGTATATTTACTGTCGCATTTATAGTTGCGATAGGATATTTGACAAAAATATTTAGAAACAAACAGAAATTTAAACATGAAGTTAGATGA
- the pgmB gene encoding beta-phosphoglucomutase, with the protein MTIKGCIFDLDGVVVDTAKYHYLAWKRLANELGFEFTEKDNERLKGVSRMKSLEILLEIGNMNFDEEIKEKLAEKKNNWYVEYISKMDESEILPGVKEFITNLKKNGIKIALGSVSKNAGIILENTNLKKYFDAIIDGNKVTKAKPDPEVFLKAAEELGLEPYECIVFEDAVAGIEAAKNANMRVIGVGSDEILKDSDKVISGFEGIDLSILEF; encoded by the coding sequence ATGACTATAAAGGGATGTATTTTTGATTTAGATGGTGTTGTTGTTGATACAGCTAAATATCATTATCTTGCATGGAAAAGGCTAGCAAACGAACTTGGATTTGAATTTACTGAAAAAGACAATGAAAGACTAAAGGGCGTTAGCAGAATGAAATCACTCGAAATTCTTTTAGAAATCGGAAACATGAATTTTGACGAAGAAATAAAAGAAAAACTGGCAGAAAAGAAAAACAATTGGTATGTTGAATATATTTCCAAGATGGATGAAAGTGAAATACTACCTGGCGTAAAAGAATTTATTACTAATTTAAAGAAAAATGGAATTAAAATTGCACTAGGTTCAGTTAGCAAAAATGCAGGTATAATACTTGAAAACACTAATCTAAAAAAATATTTTGATGCCATAATTGACGGAAATAAAGTTACTAAAGCTAAGCCAGACCCTGAAGTTTTTTTAAAGGCTGCCGAAGAACTTGGTTTGGAACCATATGAATGTATTGTTTTTGAAGATGCTGTAGCAGGGATTGAAGCTGCGAAAAATGCCAACATGAGAGTCATAGGCGTTGGTTCCGATGAAATATTAAAAGATTCTGATAAGGTTATATCAGGATTTGAAGGGATAGACTTATCAATTTTAGAATTCTAG
- a CDS encoding carbohydrate ABC transporter permease yields the protein MNLQLETKNNFKKNVMTMKKLKRRERVDGWLFVTPFVISAAVFFIGPLLVAFMLSFKEYSYLDMISMFEAPWVGFANYLNAFQDSTFLKALLNTSIYSLGVVPIQLTIALLLALIVDSNLKGKTFFRVAYYIPTVTSTVAVSVMFMFIFKTDGILNRILAIFNLPAYNWFGDTRLALPSIMMMAIWSSVGLYMVIFLAGLQDIPTSLYEAARIDGANKLQEVLYITIPLLKPTIFFNLVVSLIGTFQVFDQAYVVSNGTGGPLDSTMTVVLYLYNTGFRDFQMGYASAIAFILFAIIFILTLIQRKFFGEETEF from the coding sequence ATGAACCTGCAATTAGAGACAAAGAACAATTTTAAAAAAAATGTAATGACTATGAAAAAATTAAAAAGAAGAGAGCGGGTGGACGGATGGCTATTTGTAACTCCATTTGTTATATCTGCAGCTGTATTTTTTATAGGACCTTTGCTTGTAGCATTTATGTTAAGCTTTAAAGAATATTCTTATTTAGATATGATAAGCATGTTTGAAGCACCATGGGTTGGATTTGCTAATTATTTGAACGCTTTTCAGGATTCCACATTTTTAAAGGCATTATTGAATACTTCTATTTATTCACTTGGAGTAGTTCCGATTCAATTAACAATAGCGTTATTATTAGCTCTAATAGTTGATTCAAATTTAAAAGGAAAAACTTTTTTTAGAGTAGCCTATTATATTCCAACTGTGACTTCAACAGTTGCAGTTTCTGTAATGTTTATGTTTATTTTCAAAACCGATGGAATATTGAATAGGATTTTAGCTATATTCAATTTGCCAGCCTATAACTGGTTTGGGGATACAAGGCTTGCACTTCCTTCTATTATGATGATGGCAATTTGGTCTTCGGTGGGTTTATATATGGTAATTTTTCTTGCAGGACTTCAGGATATACCAACTTCATTATATGAAGCTGCAAGAATTGATGGTGCAAACAAACTTCAGGAAGTTTTATATATAACAATACCTTTGTTAAAACCAACTATATTTTTTAATCTTGTTGTTTCATTAATAGGAACATTTCAGGTATTCGACCAAGCGTATGTTGTTTCAAATGGGACGGGTGGACCACTTGATTCAACAATGACAGTAGTATTATATTTATACAACACTGGATTTAGAGATTTTCAGATGGGTTACGCAAGCGCTATAGCCTTTATACTTTTTGCAATAATATTTATCTTGACGCTTATACAAAGAAAATTTTTTGGTGAGGAAACTGAATTTTGA
- a CDS encoding LacI family DNA-binding transcriptional regulator has protein sequence MDKNITIKDVAKKAGVSVSTVSRAFNNYSDINAETREYILKIADELGYKPNIVAKSLSSNKNFRLGMLVEDYDLTGMLNPLVFQMLMAFKNTADKQGFETVLLSTSSDMQKTQNLKKLYTEKQLDGAFIMGLKLTDDYYKELSEFELPCVLYDIHINNPNVGCVGVDNIKGAFLAVEHLIKLGHKKIAMINGHKDAFVSFERLDGYLLALNRYGINIEQELVVNADFTDQGAAKTAEELIKKHNDITAIFCASDLMAIGAINALSNIGYSIPEDISIVGFDDLYLAQLSNPKLTTIKQDTTLIGESAANILINLISGQRIGRVVIQPELIVRESTAKSSV, from the coding sequence ATGGATAAGAATATAACAATTAAAGATGTTGCTAAAAAGGCGGGTGTTTCTGTAAGCACTGTCTCAAGAGCATTTAACAATTATAGCGATATCAATGCAGAAACAAGGGAATATATACTTAAAATTGCAGATGAATTGGGATACAAGCCCAATATCGTTGCTAAAAGCTTAAGTTCAAATAAAAATTTCAGATTGGGAATGCTGGTTGAAGACTATGACTTAACTGGAATGTTGAATCCTTTGGTTTTTCAAATGCTTATGGCTTTTAAGAATACTGCTGATAAACAGGGATTTGAAACAGTCCTACTTTCAACAAGTTCAGACATGCAAAAGACGCAGAACCTTAAAAAACTTTATACTGAAAAACAACTTGATGGAGCCTTTATAATGGGTTTAAAACTAACAGATGATTACTATAAAGAACTCAGCGAATTTGAACTCCCATGTGTATTATATGACATTCATATAAATAATCCAAACGTAGGGTGCGTAGGTGTAGATAATATTAAAGGCGCATTTTTAGCAGTTGAACATTTGATTAAATTAGGACACAAAAAAATTGCTATGATAAATGGTCATAAGGATGCTTTTGTAAGTTTTGAAAGATTAGATGGATACTTACTTGCGTTAAATAGATATGGAATAAATATAGAGCAGGAATTAGTTGTAAATGCTGATTTTACTGATCAAGGAGCAGCAAAAACGGCAGAGGAATTGATAAAAAAACACAACGACATAACTGCTATTTTCTGTGCCAGCGACCTTATGGCAATTGGAGCAATAAATGCGTTAAGCAATATAGGTTATTCTATTCCAGAAGATATCTCGATTGTTGGATTTGATGACTTGTATTTAGCGCAGCTTTCAAATCCAAAGCTTACAACAATAAAGCAGGATACTACGCTGATTGGGGAGTCGGCAGCTAATATATTAATTAATTTGATTTCTGGTCAAAGAATAGGAAGGGTTGTTATTCAACCTGAGCTTATTGTTAGAGAATCGACAGCTAAATCATCAGTTTAA
- a CDS encoding energy-coupling factor ABC transporter ATP-binding protein, translated as MSHHIISFREVNFSYPDGKKAIEDINLTIHHGESVGVIGANGAGKSTLLMLLVGLLFPKKGEIRIGDTPITKRTLAYIRQRIGYCFQNPDEQLFMNTVYDDVAFGPRNFGIEEKEVEKRVINALGTVGCLHLKDRVTYKLSGGEKRAVSIATILSMEPDIIIMDEPTSALDPGARRRLINLLKSFEHTKIIATHDLDMVLELCERTVLINEGKIIADGSTKEILTDKKLLESSGLELPLCMQKIY; from the coding sequence ATGAGCCATCATATAATAAGCTTCAGAGAAGTAAATTTTAGTTATCCAGACGGTAAAAAAGCAATAGAAGATATAAATCTAACAATTCATCATGGAGAATCTGTTGGTGTTATTGGAGCTAATGGGGCAGGCAAATCAACTTTGCTAATGCTTTTAGTTGGGCTTCTTTTCCCTAAAAAGGGAGAAATAAGGATAGGAGATACACCAATAACTAAAAGGACATTAGCATATATTCGTCAAAGAATAGGATATTGTTTTCAAAATCCGGATGAGCAGCTTTTTATGAACACAGTTTATGACGATGTAGCATTTGGTCCAAGGAACTTTGGAATAGAAGAAAAGGAAGTTGAAAAAAGGGTTATTAATGCTCTGGGAACTGTTGGATGCCTACACCTTAAAGACAGGGTGACATATAAATTATCAGGCGGTGAGAAAAGAGCAGTTTCTATAGCCACAATTTTATCTATGGAGCCAGATATTATAATTATGGATGAACCTACATCGGCACTTGATCCTGGAGCAAGAAGAAGACTTATTAACCTCTTGAAGTCCTTTGAACATACTAAAATAATTGCTACACATGATTTAGATATGGTTTTAGAGCTATGTGAAAGGACTGTTCTTATAAATGAAGGGAAGATAATTGCTGATGGCTCAACTAAGGAAATATTGACTGATAAGAAGTTATTAGAATCATCGGGTTTAGAATTACCATTATGCATGCAAAAAATATATTAA
- a CDS encoding DUF3842 family protein, which translates to MKIAVIDAQGAGIGQTVIKRFRKEFKNKIYIIALGTNITATQNMLKAGANEGFCGENEIIDFCIRQNVDAIIGPIGILISGGINGEITSAVSNSIIKMNCKKYIIPLQKHGLYIPYTANLQIKDMIEDIVTDIKQNI; encoded by the coding sequence ATGAAAATCGCAGTAATTGATGCTCAAGGTGCTGGAATAGGTCAAACAGTTATCAAAAGATTTAGGAAAGAATTTAAAAATAAAATATATATAATCGCACTAGGAACTAACATCACAGCAACACAGAATATGCTAAAAGCTGGGGCTAATGAAGGTTTTTGCGGTGAAAATGAAATTATTGATTTCTGTATCAGGCAAAATGTAGATGCAATAATTGGGCCTATAGGTATTTTGATTAGTGGTGGTATTAATGGAGAAATTACATCTGCTGTTTCAAATTCTATAATAAAAATGAATTGCAAAAAATATATTATTCCTCTGCAAAAACACGGTTTATATATTCCATATACTGCTAATCTTCAAATCAAAGATATGATTGAGGACATTGTTACGGATATAAAGCAAAATATTTAA